One part of the Vicia villosa cultivar HV-30 ecotype Madison, WI linkage group LG6, Vvil1.0, whole genome shotgun sequence genome encodes these proteins:
- the LOC131610612 gene encoding nuclear transcription factor Y subunit C-9, with protein sequence MDHQGHNQNPPMGVVGSGGQMPYGSNPYQPNQMPGAPGSVVTGGMQSTGQPAGAQMGQHQLAYQHIHQQQQQQLQQQLQAFWANQYQEIEKVTDFKNHSLPLARIKKIMKADEDVRMISAEAPVIFARACEMFILELTLRSWNHTEENKRRTLQKNDIAAAITRTDIFDFLVDIVPREDLKDEVLASIPRGTMPVGGPADALNYCYMPPQHAPQVGAAGVIMGKPVMDPNMYAQQPHPYMAPQMWPQPPDQRPPSPDH encoded by the coding sequence ATGGATCATCAAGGGCATAACCAGAATCCGCCGATGGGGGTTGTCGGTAGTGGAGGTCAAATGCCGTATGGATCTAATCCATATCAGCCAAACCAAATGCCTGGGGCACCTGGATCAGTTGTTACAGGGGGCATGCAATCAACTGGTCAACCTGCTGGAGCTCAGATGGGTCAACATCAACTTGCTTATCAGCATATTCATCAGCAGCAACAGCAGCAGCTTCAGCAACAGCTCCAAGCTTTTTGGGCAAACCAGTACCAAGAAATTGAAAAGGTTACTGATTTCAAGAACCACAGCCTTCCCCTGGCAAGGATCAAGAAGATTATGAAGGCTGACGAGGATGTTAGAATGATATCAGCTGAGGCACCGGTCATATTTGCAAGGGCCTGTGAGATGTTCATATTGGAGTTAACCCTGCGTTCATGGAACCACACTGAAGAGAACAAAAGGAGGACGCTTCAGAAGAATGATATTGCAGCTGCAATCACCAGGACTGATATCTTTGATTTCCTGGTTGATATTGTGCCTCGCGAGGACCTGAAAGATGAAGTGCTGGCATCAATCCCAAGAGGAACAATGCCCGTTGGTGGACCTGCTGATGCTCTTAACTACTGCTACATGCCACCTCAACATGCCCCCCAAGTTGGAGCTGCTGGTGTCATAATGGGTAAGCCTGTGATGGACCCAAATATGTATGCTCAGCAGCCTCACCCCTACATGGCACCACAAATGTGGCCACAGCCTCCAGACCAGCGACCACCATCTCCAGATCACTAG